The DNA window ATTTCCTTTTAGCAAGGTTTGGGGTCCTTGGGATGCTTCATGTCACAATTACAGTTgcttgaataaaaaaattctcaagtGCTTCTCACTTCTCAGCAATTGGGATATTGTTGTGTtgacaatttaattttgctttCCATCACCTGTTAAATGTCGACAATATCTATCATTTGCAGTGCTACTCTTCAGATTCTCCAATATCAGATGGTTATTTCAGTGTCCTTGCTGAAGTATACATGCGTCAGGAAATTCCAAAGTGTGAAATCCAGAGAATTTTGAGCTTGATCCTCTACAAGGTGGTTGATCAAACAAAACTGATCCGTGATAGCGCCCTTCAAATGTTGGAAACACTCTCTCTCCGTGAATGGGCTGAAGATGATGCTGATGGTGTTGGGCATTACCGGGCTTCTGTTGTTGGCAACCTGCCAGATTCCTACCAGCAATTCCAGTACAAGCTGTCCTCAAAGCTTGCCAAGGACCATCCTGAGCTCAGTGAGCATCTATGCGAGGAAATTATGCAGCGCCAGCTTGATGCAGTGGATATTATTGCTCAACATCAGGTCCTCACATGCATGGCTCCTTGGATAGAGAATCTCAACTTTGTTAGACTAAAAGAATCTGGTTGGAGCGAGAGATTGCTGAAAAGTCTTTATTATGTGACGTGGAAGCATGGTGATCAATTTCCTGATGAGATTGAGAAACTGTGGAGCACCGTTGCAAGCAATACTCGTAATATCATTCCTGTTCTCAACTTCTTGATCACCAGAGGTATTGAGGATTGTGATGCCAATCCATCAGCAGAGATTACTGGTGCATTTGCTACATACTTTTCAGTTGCCAAGCGTGTTAGTCTGTATCTTGCTCGGATTTGCCCACAACAGACCATTGATCACTTGGTATGTGAGTTGTCTCAGAGAATGCTAGAGGACGATGATGAACCAGTCAGGCCTGGAAAGGTTGATACTTCTGCGAATGTTGTGTTAGAGTTTTCTCAAGGACCTAGTACCTCCCAGGTGGCAACAATAGTTGATAACCAGCCTCACATGTCCCCCCTGCTTGTCCGTGGTTCTCTTGATGGCGCAATCAGGAATGTTAGCGGAAACCTAAGCTGGCGGACATCAGCAGTCACTGGCCGAAGTGTATCTGGCCCACTGAGCCCATTGGCTCCTGAAGTAAGCATTCCGAACCCCACTACAGGTCGGTCAGGCCAGCTCCTTCCAGCGTTAATGAACATGTCAGGGCCATTGATGGGTGTCCGAAGTTCAGCTGGAAATCTGAGGAGTCGTCATGTTTCCAGAGACAGTGGTGACTACTACTTAGATACCCCAAACTCAAATGATGATATTTTACACCAAGGTGGCAGTGGAGTTCATGGGATCAATGCCAATGAGCTCCAATCTGCATTACAGGGTCACCAGCACTTGCTTTCACGTGCTGATATAGCTTTGATTCTCCTTGCTGAAATTGCATATGAAAATGATGAGGACTTCCGTGAAAATTTGCCACTATTATTCCATGTCACGTGTGTTTCTATGGATAGTTCAGAAGACATTGTGCTTGAGCATTGCCAGGATTTGCTTGTGAATCTACTGTATTCACTTGCTGGGCGCCATCTTGAACTATATGAGGTTGAAAGCAGTGAACGGGAAAATAAACAGCATGTCGTGAGCTTGATAAAATACATTCAATCTAAAAGAGGTAGCCTGATGTGGGAGAACGAAGATCCTACCCTTGTTCGGACTGAACTACCTAGTGCTTCACTCTTATCAGCACTTGTGCAAAGCATGGTTAGTGCAATTTTCTTCCAGGGGGATCTTCGTGAAACTTGGGGCTCTGAAGCACTTAAGTGGGCTATGGAGTGCACATCTCGTCACCTGGCATGTCGGTCACACCAGATATATCGTGCTTTGCGCCCTAGTGTTAAAAGCGATAGCTGTGTATTGCTTATGAGGTGCATCCACAGATGCTTGGGTAACCCTGTTCCAGCTGTTCTGGGTTTTGCAATGGAGATATTATTGACACTACAAGTCATGGTCGAGAACATGGAGCCTGAGAAGGTGATACTTTACCCACAGCTCTTCTGGGGCTGTGTTGCGCTGATGCATACCGATTATGTGCACATATATTGCCAGGTACTTGAATTGTTCTGCAGGGTAATTGACTGCTTGACATTCCGTGACCGGACAACTGAAAATGTGCTACTGTCCAGCATGCCACGTGATGAGTTTGACATCAATGGGTATACAAGCGACCTCCACAGGCTGGAGTCGAGAACTACATCAGAGAGATTGCTCTCTGTGACAGAGACCAGAAAAGTCCCTGATTTTGAAGGGGTGCAACCATTGGTGCTGAAAGGGCTTATGTCCAGTGTTAGCCATGGATCTGCAATCGAAGTGTTATCTAGGATTACTATACCAACATGTGATTCTATATTTGGGAATCCTGATACAAGGCTGTTGATGCACATCACAGGTCTTCTTCCATGGCTTGGGTTGCAGCTCACCAAGGATGCGCCTTCCCTTGGGTCATCTTCACCTATACAAGAGCAGAATCAGAAAGCTTGCTATGTGGCATCCAACATCTCAGTATGGTGCCGTGTCAAATCTTTAGATGATTTAGCTAAAGTCTTCAGAGCATATTCCTTTGGGGAAATCTTCTCTTTAGAAGATCTTTTCTCACGTGCTTCGCCACCAATCTGTGCTGAATGGTTCCCCAAGCACTCATCTCTGGCATTTGGGCACCTGCTTAGGCTCCTTGAGAGGGGTCCTCTGGATTACCAGCGAGTGGTGCTTCTGATGCTTAAATCATTGTTGCAGCAAACCCCTGTGGATCCATCTCAGATACCTCAAGTGTATAATGTTGTCTCGCAGCTTGTGGAGAGTACACACTGTCAAGAGGCTCTGAATGTGTTGGAGGCACTTCTGCGGAGCTGCAGCGGTGTAACTGGCGGTCAAGCTGATGATATTGGAGGATTTGGTGAAAATGGTCATGGGATGGGGGAGAAGATTCACCAAAGCATGCTTCTTCCTCAATCATCATTCAAGGCTAGGAGTGGACCTCTTCAGTATGCTGCTGGTTCAGGGTTTGGGACTTTAGTGGGGCAAGGCGGTGGCAGCGCTGCAGATACTGGAGGAGTGGCCACCCGAGATGTGGCGCTGCAGAATACACGCTTGCTGCTTGGGCGTGTCCTTGATACATGCGCTCTTGGCCGAAAGAGGGATCACAAGCGCCTGGTGCCGTTTGTGGCAAACATCGGGTAGAAATATGGTTGGTCGTGCTAGTACTCTTATGTGCTAACTGAATGCAGCTAAAGCTAATTTTGTACAGCTAGGAAGCGTGATCTGAACTCATGGCTGGAACCCACCGTCCAGATTTTGCTGTGCACGGGATGACGAAGATAAAAGCGCTTCCCGCCGCCATAGACAAACTAGGCAACAACTCAATTTTGACTGCTGTCTGTAATATTGGAATGTGTTTATTTATCCCGCAATCGCATACAGCTGCAGGTTTGAAATAGACTACATGCAATTCATTGGATGTACATACATACAGCATGATAagctcctttttttcccccttttgcTTGGCTAGTGTGTATATTGAAATGCTTGGTGACATCCCGAAGGGACTCTAGCGCAGTAttgattcattattattgttacCTGCTGTTTCGTTCATTTATGTCTGGAGACAAGGTGATTGCTTGGTTTCGCTACTGTATGTTGTGTTCATTTCACTACTGTAGTTATTTTCTGTTCTAAAAGGCGGGCACTATATGTCGCGATGAAGATGCCAGCTTCATCTTTAGGGGTGCTTCTGTGCAGAGTTTAGTTTTGGTCTTATAAAAACAGCCACTTGTTACTAGTCTCACACGGACTACTATTTACTAGCAGGTACACACTCGTTAAAGAGAGTTTTTggatttaaagaaaaaataggaatccaatctattttcatttttcacttgtctatttagcttttttaatgaaattgaAAAGTAAAGGGGAGAAACAAATGAGAAATAGCTTCGTTGCCCATGATGGGCTTTTATCTAGCCGTAAGAGTCCtatcaatatttatttaatcttATATGCGTTCTTATATACGTCTCggcatattaaaatataacacaTTCTAAGAACCACACTGTCAGTTGTTACTCATCACTTGGGACAAGTGATAACAAGTATAAACATATGCATAAGAGCAAGGTCAATTGAAAAGCTGGCCACTAGCTCTAAAACCTTTTCATGTCACTATAAGTTAACATAGGATAAACTTATAcaataattacatataatcatatactatATCATTAATCTATGGTACATCTcttatacacacatatatatatatatattgtcttgTAGCATGTGCTACAGTtggctataaatttgtatcctatttttcttctttcctttctttttctcctttatgATATAATAATTTTGAGCCTGCTTACATCACTTATTGTACTCATTCTAATGCAACTCACTCATGGTAGTGGTGGTAAGATGAGAGAGTGTACCACTTAGGATGATGCCATTAGAAATACTTTTAATGTGACTATATGCTATTCTTTCTATGACCtacaacaatatttttttagatctaGTTGTTTGTGCATCCCTAttttaattgatttaatttaCAATTTGATTCAAAATTATGCAACTAACACCCCttgatagaaaaacaaattatataaatcCAAAACACTTTCCTCTTCCCAAATTCACGGTCGTTGTTAGCTTGGTTGTTAATGACACCCTATCCATGGTCACCTCTTGCCATCGAATAATAAAATCTCGCTATCTCCGTCCTCCCATTAAGTAGCATGTTGCTTATTTCCCTTATCCAGATCTGCCACTGAGCTCATCTGCCGATTGGTCACCTTAGTCCATGATTGCAACAATGGAGCGCCTAAAGTTGATGGTACTTAGGCAAAAGCAGAGGAGCCCAAGGCAAAGGTGATTATCTAGCAACCATAGCGATATCGACTTGACAATGTTGCCATACTTaagtcatcaacataaagACAATAAGGTCATTGGATTTAGGCTCAACAATGCCATATGTGATTTCAAACTTTACTGTtccccttttctcttttttgatCATTCTCCTTCTCCCTTAAAACACATGTGTCCACTGTAGATCACTCTAACGGTCGATGGAAGATAagtcgttttattttttttacttatctaAAAAGTTATTGAGATAATTtgtcataataaaatattatgttaaACCTAAATAGCACATATATTCACTAAGGACCGGCACATGTAGATGTACAAGTATAGCAGAGGAGAAAGAGTATacaggagagggaggaatGGCAGAAACTGGGACCCACAGGAGGCCAGGGCAGATCTGGCCATCGTGAGCCGATGACGACTGCAGGTGCCTGTGCTGTGCTTCTTGCTAGTGTGCTGCGAGTGTAGAGAGGCAGGCAAGGCAACACGACACCACCACACAatcaatcaaacaaagaaaaagaaaaaaaaagagacacatcacatctctctcctcgctcgctcgctgccCGAATCCTTCCATCCATCTCATccccttcctcgccgccgcgcgcgcccatGGATTCCGCCGTGCGACCGCCGCCcgtcgacgaggaggacgcccgccgccgccggagcaccGACTGCATCTACTTTCTCGCCTCCCCGTTGACCTGCAAGAAggtcttcttctttctctcgcCTTGATTATCTGCTCGCttgctttttttcttcttctatcTTTTCAGCTTTTTCCGTCTTGTCTAGCTCGATTACCTCCCGATCTGCCGCTTCTCTCGTCTGCTACACCCATCTCCCCTTTCGATCTGCCTTCCCGCGTCTCGTATCTAGGGTTTCTTTTCATTCCCTTAATTTTGTAGTGCCTTCTTCTTatcagtatatatttatatgaaattatttCTTGCCTAGACGCTACAGTATGCTAGGGATTTAAACTACTCCTAGTAATTAACCACTTGTAGTATGAGATATTGAGATGAGATGCGCTCGGCTCGCAGAAACCGTGTGTTGCTCCTCGCCCGTTTGTCCAGCCACAACGCCATCCTAGGTTTTCACTTCGACTACTTACTTACTGCACTAACAGCAGCCTCATGTGTCAGTGTATGGAGAATTGGAGACATGCCATAACAGCAGCCTCATGTGTTATGGTGTAATGGGGGGACAAAAAAGCATGTCGTCGCTCTTCATACCATCATTTTTACCTGCATCAACATATCAGCTGGTTCTTTTCTACCTATGTGACCAATATAAGATAGTATTGTCTGCTCCCGTCAATACTCTGCCAACCTATACTTCCCTTGTCGGTTTCTGGATCTGAATCTTGCTTCCATATGCATGTATGCAAACTTCCATTTTAGAGTACATGGTTGGGTATTGTAGCCAATGTCTGTCGTCGTCGGTTAGGAGCCAGTGGTTTATTTCCTTTGTCGTTTCTAATTTATGTGTAATACAGTCTTCACCTGCAAATACACTGACATCATCTTTTTCCTTCACTCAGGGAAGTGAATGTGAGTACCGTCATAGTGATGCTGCCAGGGTGAATCCTAGGGATTGTTGGTATTGGTTCAATGGCAACTGTGCTAATCCTAAATGCTCATTCAGGCACCCGGTACACCCTTgctctctgttttttcttcctctctgttttttcttcaacCAAAACTACTGCAATTCTTGTACTCAGCTACGCATGATAATACCCACTCACTCAATTATTATGAGCAGCCGGGGCTGATAATTACTACTCTTGCTCTCTTTCCAGCCATTGGATGGCCTGATCGGAGCACCCACAACACCACGAACATCTCAACAATCTGCACCGCAGGCACAGCCTGCTCAAGCCCCTGTTTCTAATCCTACAAGTGGCATAGCCAAGCAAGGAGTGCCATGCTATTACTTTCAAAAAGGCATGTGTGCAAAGGGGGATAGGTGTGCCTTCTTGCATCTGCCACAGACTACTGGAAATCCTGCTCCTCAGCACACGGCAAAGGTTTTTGCTCCTGCTTCTGTGCCTCATCCTCAGTTGAAGAACTCATGGACAAAACCGAACGCTTCTGCTCAGCAGAATGCACCTCCTGCCACATTTGGCAGGCCTAAGGACAGTGCTCATAATGGCAAGCCTGCTCAGAAGCCAAGTTTGACAAACAGGCCTGATCACTCAACAGGAATTATTCATGATAAAAGTTCTTACATGCCATCTAGTGTAACAAAGAATTACCGGCCTCTGCCTACAATTGGAGATGATTTAGCTGAAAATGGTATGGAGATGGGTGAATTTGTGAGGGAGCCATCTGCTGGTTCTGATGTTCTTACTGGTGGTGCTGATGACAATGCTGAACAGTCACTCAGGGAAGACCGCAGTACTTACCGTCGTACTAATGGGGATCAGCACATTGGGGTGCTTAGGCAAACTCATGGTAATTATGGATTTGAAAGGTCACACAGAAGCTCATCTGAGAAATTGTTGTCAGAGAGTAGGTTTTCCCACAGAGAGCCCATGCCTTCGCCTGCAGACAATTCAGATTTGCGCCAAAGGCTATTGAAGCAAAGAAGGCTCAATAATCCAAGATCGGGACATGTCTCTGATAGGCATAATATCTATCTTGAGGATGAACGACATGACCATCATCGTCGACGTGGTGAAGAGCAGGCTTCCCACGACGGTGTCTCAAGCTCTCGATTGAAGGGTAGAATAAAACTTCCAGCGGAAACATCATTTGACAGACTTGGCTTACAGCCAGagaaggaaagagaaagagggCCTCGAGCTAGATCCCCGCCACCAAATCAAACAGACCTTAGAGGGAAGCTTCATGATAGGCTAAAGGCTAGACCAAATGAGGATGTGTCTGCCAATGTAAAAAGTTCTTTGGCAAAGGCAAATAGTGGTGAAGATGCTGACTCATTGAACTTTGCTGGCCCAAAGAGCCTTGCAGAGCTGAAAGCAAAGAAGGTTGTCGGCAGTACAGGTGGACATTCTGTAAAGAGTGCTGGTTCTTTAGCAGGGCCAGTTCGAATGACATCCGAAATAGTTGCCGTCAAGGAATCTTCAGACCTTGTTCCGTTTGATGGCCCAAAACCGTTAGATGCTATCttgaagagaaaaagagaggcaGATCCTCGAAATGCTACTGATTCTGGCAACAGGCTGGAAGAACACACCATTGGAGATGAAGGATCTCAGTTCCAGAACAAC is part of the Oryza brachyantha chromosome 2, ObraRS2, whole genome shotgun sequence genome and encodes:
- the LOC102712143 gene encoding zinc finger CCCH domain-containing protein 19-like, with protein sequence MDSAVRPPPVDEEDARRRRSTDCIYFLASPLTCKKGSECEYRHSDAARVNPRDCWYWFNGNCANPKCSFRHPPLDGLIGAPTTPRTSQQSAPQAQPAQAPVSNPTSGIAKQGVPCYYFQKGMCAKGDRCAFLHLPQTTGNPAPQHTAKVFAPASVPHPQLKNSWTKPNASAQQNAPPATFGRPKDSAHNGKPAQKPSLTNRPDHSTGIIHDKSSYMPSSVTKNYRPLPTIGDDLAENGMEMGEFVREPSAGSDVLTGGADDNAEQSLREDRSTYRRTNGDQHIGVLRQTHGNYGFERSHRSSSEKLLSESRFSHREPMPSPADNSDLRQRLLKQRRLNNPRSGHVSDRHNIYLEDERHDHHRRRGEEQASHDGVSSSRLKGRIKLPAETSFDRLGLQPEKERERGPRARSPPPNQTDLRGKLHDRLKARPNEDVSANVKSSLAKANSGEDADSLNFAGPKSLAELKAKKVVGSTGGHSVKSAGSLAGPVRMTSEIVAVKESSDLVPFDGPKPLDAILKRKREADPRNATDSGNRLEEHTIGDEGSQFQNNEEDIVGTNTEGNEEAYQADDDLVYGDSMSPADDIAAETADDARKELEEQQNTEPAEEYDYEMDDVNAEDENDYQEYEDDDLEDDDDFARKVGVMIS